The following coding sequences are from one Cryomorphaceae bacterium 1068 window:
- a CDS encoding class II glutamine amidotransferase: MCRFVAYLGDPIIVEDIIVKPANSLIHQSYDAEESVMTVNGDGFGLGWYNSGIRKEPGLFKSVLPAWNDMNLLSNASIIKTNCFFAHIRAATNGGVSIENCHPFKYDEFLMMHNGGIQDFEKIKYHLVSLLDEEAFIWIKGQNDTQYILALFMTNFREMEIARPASHQQLVDCFNKTFLDIENLKSAKGIDSISNYNIVLTDGKRMIATRYCTDPKKDSRSLHFAEKITCNIDKHGGELMLDDVASHERSAALISSERLTGDGHFWKEIPQNHLVVIDANMEVNLYKLEEVKNDEV; encoded by the coding sequence ATGTGTAGATTTGTAGCATATTTAGGAGACCCTATCATAGTAGAAGACATTATTGTAAAACCTGCCAATTCGTTGATTCACCAAAGTTATGACGCCGAAGAGTCGGTTATGACTGTAAATGGTGATGGTTTCGGTTTAGGTTGGTATAATTCGGGGATTAGAAAAGAGCCTGGGTTGTTCAAATCCGTGCTACCTGCATGGAACGACATGAATTTATTGAGTAATGCTTCTATAATCAAAACCAATTGCTTCTTTGCACATATTCGGGCAGCAACTAATGGAGGAGTTTCCATAGAAAATTGCCACCCCTTTAAATACGACGAGTTTTTAATGATGCATAATGGGGGGATTCAAGATTTTGAAAAGATTAAGTATCATCTCGTTTCATTATTGGATGAAGAGGCTTTTATATGGATAAAAGGGCAAAATGATACGCAATACATTCTAGCTTTATTTATGACTAATTTCAGAGAAATGGAAATTGCAAGACCTGCAAGCCATCAACAATTAGTCGATTGCTTCAATAAAACTTTCCTTGATATAGAAAACTTAAAATCGGCTAAGGGAATAGATAGCATTTCAAACTACAATATCGTGCTGACTGACGGCAAAAGAATGATTGCCACGCGTTATTGTACAGATCCGAAAAAGGATAGTAGATCTTTACACTTTGCAGAGAAAATCACCTGTAATATTGATAAGCACGGTGGAGAATTAATGTTAGACGATGTCGCATCACATGAAAGAAGTGCAGCGTTGATTTCATCAGAAAGGCTTACAGGGGACGGGCATTTCTGGAAGGAAATACCTCAGAATCATTTGGTGGTGATTGATGCTAATATGGAAGTGAACTTATATAAATTGGAAGAGGTCAAAAACGATGAAGTATAA